A window of the Henckelia pumila isolate YLH828 chromosome 3, ASM3356847v2, whole genome shotgun sequence genome harbors these coding sequences:
- the LOC140891878 gene encoding interactor of constitutive active ROPs 2, chloroplastic-like isoform X2, translating into MQDSNARPVSLDAPQKAPVVVTRAVRKLKIPRSESDPVLSPSPVGKTSRNRSPKVVGRQSPRSPATEKRPSRVSELESQIAQLEEELKRAKDRLSSPMSSRQSAQQECQEAKEQLAVMSVRLEETQKQLKELSNSEEARLQELREISQDRDRAWKSELDALEKQHFMDSSALASAMNEIQNLKIQLDRASESEVTHARQAESACVEIHMLRCELNGTLELVEKLKTQLNNTRESEAHAVEAVCSAQTQLKDVKITEETLHSKNAVARECYKKLFSELEDSKNRVVSLEDVVRSLESGISNRNKISAYSFDDVETEVRKNELMDLKHEVDRLRSALETAERRHQDEYNRSTYEVNKANELLENVKSESYKKHLEIEANIKDHRVEADTLRAKLTEKDNDLKSISQENKGLILKIKENSPAEKESEFEAELEKSESLLKDLQACLLEKETQLLTMREENKILKSEISKKETERKEATNEAIALTEASRAAQQEALIKIGYLTEESEKSRRKTMRATEQLDATQAANLEIETELRRLKVQSDQWRKAAEVAAAMLSTENNGKYVKRTGSLDYHSVSGKLGSPYSEDIDDDFGKKKNGSMLKKIGGVLLKKGQK; encoded by the exons ATGCAGGACTCTAATGCTCG ACCTGTTTCCCTTGATGCACCTCAAAAGGCACCTGTGGTCGTGACACGGGCGGTCCGGAAACTCAAAATCCCAAGATCCGAATCTGATCCTGTTTTGTCGCCAAGTCCAGTTGGCAAAACATCCAGAAACAGAAGTCCTAAGGTTGTTGGTCGCCAGTCACCGAGAAGTCCAGCCACTGAG AAAAGACCGAGCAGGGTGTCTGAATTGGAATCTCAGATAGCTCAGCTGGAAGAGGAACTAAAGAGGGCGAAGGATCGTTTGAGCTCCCCCATGTCATCAAGGCAAAGTGCCCAGCAGGAATGCCAGGAAGCCAAGGAACAGCTGGCAGTCATGTCTGTTAGACTCGAGGAAACTCAGAAGCAACTTAAGGAACTTTCCAACTCTGAAGAAGCCCGTCTCCAAGAATTACGAGAGATCTCTCAGGATAGAGATAGAGCATGGAAATCTGAACTCGATGCATTAGAAAAGCAACATTTTATGGACTCTTCTGCTTTGGCTTCCGCAATGAATGAGATTCAAAATCTCAAGATTCAACTGGACAGGGCTTCCGAGTCAGAAGTTACGCATGCTAGGCAGGCTGAGTCAGCTTGTGTTGAGATACACATGTTGAGGTGCGAACTCAACGGAACTCTTGAGTTGGTTGAGAAATTAAAGACCCAGTTAAATAATACCCGAGAGTCTGAAGCTCATGCCGTTGAAGCTGTTTGTAGCGCTCAAACGCAATTGAAAGATGTGAAGATTACTGAAGAAACATTACACTCTAAAAATGCTGTTGCCAGGGAATGCTACAAAAAGTTGTTCTCGGAGTTGGAAGATTCGAAAAATAGAGTAGTTTCATTGGAGGATGTAGTCAGGAGTCTCGAGTCTGGCATAAGTAATCGCAACAAGATCTCAGCATATTCTTTTGATGATGTTGAAACAGAAGTCCGGAAAAACGAACTCATGGATTTGAAGCATGAAGTTGATCGTTTAAGATCAGCACTGGAGACTGCTGAAAGAAGACATCAAGATGAATACAATCGTAGCACCTATGAGGTAAATAAAGCCAATGAACTTCTTGAGAATGTGAAATCAGAATCGTACAAGAAACATCTTGAAATAGAGGCAAATATTAAAGATCACCGAGTCGAAGCTGACACATTGAGGGCAAAACTGACTGAGAAAGATAATGATTTGAAAAGCATTTCACAGGAGAACAAGGGGTTGATATTAAAGATCAAAGAAAATTCACCAGCTGAAAAAGAATCCGAATTTGAAGCAGAGCTAGAGAAGTCAGAATCACTCCTCAAAGATCTGCAGGCATGTTTACTCGAGAAAGAGACTCAGTTGCTAACCATGAGAGAAGAAAACAAGATTCTGAAATCTGAAATCTCGAAGAAGGAAACAGAGAGAAAGGAAGCAACTAACGAGGCCATTGCTTTAACCGAGGCATCAAGAGCAGCCCAACAAGAAGCCTTGATAAAAATTGGATATTTGACCGAGGAATCTGAAAAAAGTCGAAGAAAAACCATGCGTGCTACCGAGCAGCTTGATGCAACGCAAGCTGCTAACTTAGAGATTGAAACTGAACTAAGGAGATTGAAAGTTCAATCAGATCAATGGAGAAAAGCTGCTGAAGTAGCCGCTGCGATGCTCTCTACTGAAAATAATGGTAAATATGTGAAAAGAACAGGTTCTTTGGACTATCACTCAGTTTCCGGGAAGTTGGGTTCACCGTATTCTGAAGATATCGATGACGACTTCGGTAAAAAGAAGAATGGCAGTATGTTGAAGAAGATTGGTGGTGTGCTGTTGAAGAAAGGGCAGAAGTAG
- the LOC140891878 gene encoding interactor of constitutive active ROPs 2, chloroplastic-like isoform X3, producing MQDSNARPVSLDAPQKAPVVVTRAVRKLKIPRSESDPVLSPSPVGKTSRNRSPKVVGRQSPRSPATEIAQLEEELKRAKDRLSSPMSSRQSAQQECQEAKEQLAVMSVRLEETQKQLKELSNSEEARLQELREISQDRDRAWKSELDALEKQHFMDSSALASAMNEIQNLKIQLDRASESEVTHARQAESACVEIHMLRCELNGTLELVEKLKTQLNNTRESEAHAVEAVCSAQTQLKDVKITEETLHSKNAVARECYKKLFSELEDSKNRVVSLEDVVRSLESGISNRNKISAYSFDDVETEVRKNELMDLKHEVDRLRSALETAERRHQDEYNRSTYEVNKANELLENVKSESYKKHLEIEANIKDHRVEADTLRAKLTEKDNDLKSISQENKGLILKIKENSPAEKESEFEAELEKSESLLKDLQACLLEKETQLLTMREENKILKSEISKKETERKEATNEAIALTEASRAAQQEALIKIGYLTEESEKSRRKTMRATEQLDATQAANLEIETELRRLKVQSDQWRKAAEVAAAMLSTENNGKYVKRTGSLDYHSVSGKLGSPYSEDIDDDFGKKKNGSMLKKIGGVLLKKGQK from the exons ATGCAGGACTCTAATGCTCG ACCTGTTTCCCTTGATGCACCTCAAAAGGCACCTGTGGTCGTGACACGGGCGGTCCGGAAACTCAAAATCCCAAGATCCGAATCTGATCCTGTTTTGTCGCCAAGTCCAGTTGGCAAAACATCCAGAAACAGAAGTCCTAAGGTTGTTGGTCGCCAGTCACCGAGAAGTCCAGCCACTGAG ATAGCTCAGCTGGAAGAGGAACTAAAGAGGGCGAAGGATCGTTTGAGCTCCCCCATGTCATCAAGGCAAAGTGCCCAGCAGGAATGCCAGGAAGCCAAGGAACAGCTGGCAGTCATGTCTGTTAGACTCGAGGAAACTCAGAAGCAACTTAAGGAACTTTCCAACTCTGAAGAAGCCCGTCTCCAAGAATTACGAGAGATCTCTCAGGATAGAGATAGAGCATGGAAATCTGAACTCGATGCATTAGAAAAGCAACATTTTATGGACTCTTCTGCTTTGGCTTCCGCAATGAATGAGATTCAAAATCTCAAGATTCAACTGGACAGGGCTTCCGAGTCAGAAGTTACGCATGCTAGGCAGGCTGAGTCAGCTTGTGTTGAGATACACATGTTGAGGTGCGAACTCAACGGAACTCTTGAGTTGGTTGAGAAATTAAAGACCCAGTTAAATAATACCCGAGAGTCTGAAGCTCATGCCGTTGAAGCTGTTTGTAGCGCTCAAACGCAATTGAAAGATGTGAAGATTACTGAAGAAACATTACACTCTAAAAATGCTGTTGCCAGGGAATGCTACAAAAAGTTGTTCTCGGAGTTGGAAGATTCGAAAAATAGAGTAGTTTCATTGGAGGATGTAGTCAGGAGTCTCGAGTCTGGCATAAGTAATCGCAACAAGATCTCAGCATATTCTTTTGATGATGTTGAAACAGAAGTCCGGAAAAACGAACTCATGGATTTGAAGCATGAAGTTGATCGTTTAAGATCAGCACTGGAGACTGCTGAAAGAAGACATCAAGATGAATACAATCGTAGCACCTATGAGGTAAATAAAGCCAATGAACTTCTTGAGAATGTGAAATCAGAATCGTACAAGAAACATCTTGAAATAGAGGCAAATATTAAAGATCACCGAGTCGAAGCTGACACATTGAGGGCAAAACTGACTGAGAAAGATAATGATTTGAAAAGCATTTCACAGGAGAACAAGGGGTTGATATTAAAGATCAAAGAAAATTCACCAGCTGAAAAAGAATCCGAATTTGAAGCAGAGCTAGAGAAGTCAGAATCACTCCTCAAAGATCTGCAGGCATGTTTACTCGAGAAAGAGACTCAGTTGCTAACCATGAGAGAAGAAAACAAGATTCTGAAATCTGAAATCTCGAAGAAGGAAACAGAGAGAAAGGAAGCAACTAACGAGGCCATTGCTTTAACCGAGGCATCAAGAGCAGCCCAACAAGAAGCCTTGATAAAAATTGGATATTTGACCGAGGAATCTGAAAAAAGTCGAAGAAAAACCATGCGTGCTACCGAGCAGCTTGATGCAACGCAAGCTGCTAACTTAGAGATTGAAACTGAACTAAGGAGATTGAAAGTTCAATCAGATCAATGGAGAAAAGCTGCTGAAGTAGCCGCTGCGATGCTCTCTACTGAAAATAATGGTAAATATGTGAAAAGAACAGGTTCTTTGGACTATCACTCAGTTTCCGGGAAGTTGGGTTCACCGTATTCTGAAGATATCGATGACGACTTCGGTAAAAAGAAGAATGGCAGTATGTTGAAGAAGATTGGTGGTGTGCTGTTGAAGAAAGGGCAGAAGTAG
- the LOC140891878 gene encoding interactor of constitutive active ROPs 2, chloroplastic-like isoform X1, whose protein sequence is MQDSNARPVSLDAPQKAPVVVTRAVRKLKIPRSESDPVLSPSPVGKTSRNRSPKVVGRQSPRSPATEKKRPSRVSELESQIAQLEEELKRAKDRLSSPMSSRQSAQQECQEAKEQLAVMSVRLEETQKQLKELSNSEEARLQELREISQDRDRAWKSELDALEKQHFMDSSALASAMNEIQNLKIQLDRASESEVTHARQAESACVEIHMLRCELNGTLELVEKLKTQLNNTRESEAHAVEAVCSAQTQLKDVKITEETLHSKNAVARECYKKLFSELEDSKNRVVSLEDVVRSLESGISNRNKISAYSFDDVETEVRKNELMDLKHEVDRLRSALETAERRHQDEYNRSTYEVNKANELLENVKSESYKKHLEIEANIKDHRVEADTLRAKLTEKDNDLKSISQENKGLILKIKENSPAEKESEFEAELEKSESLLKDLQACLLEKETQLLTMREENKILKSEISKKETERKEATNEAIALTEASRAAQQEALIKIGYLTEESEKSRRKTMRATEQLDATQAANLEIETELRRLKVQSDQWRKAAEVAAAMLSTENNGKYVKRTGSLDYHSVSGKLGSPYSEDIDDDFGKKKNGSMLKKIGGVLLKKGQK, encoded by the exons ATGCAGGACTCTAATGCTCG ACCTGTTTCCCTTGATGCACCTCAAAAGGCACCTGTGGTCGTGACACGGGCGGTCCGGAAACTCAAAATCCCAAGATCCGAATCTGATCCTGTTTTGTCGCCAAGTCCAGTTGGCAAAACATCCAGAAACAGAAGTCCTAAGGTTGTTGGTCGCCAGTCACCGAGAAGTCCAGCCACTGAG AAGAAAAGACCGAGCAGGGTGTCTGAATTGGAATCTCAGATAGCTCAGCTGGAAGAGGAACTAAAGAGGGCGAAGGATCGTTTGAGCTCCCCCATGTCATCAAGGCAAAGTGCCCAGCAGGAATGCCAGGAAGCCAAGGAACAGCTGGCAGTCATGTCTGTTAGACTCGAGGAAACTCAGAAGCAACTTAAGGAACTTTCCAACTCTGAAGAAGCCCGTCTCCAAGAATTACGAGAGATCTCTCAGGATAGAGATAGAGCATGGAAATCTGAACTCGATGCATTAGAAAAGCAACATTTTATGGACTCTTCTGCTTTGGCTTCCGCAATGAATGAGATTCAAAATCTCAAGATTCAACTGGACAGGGCTTCCGAGTCAGAAGTTACGCATGCTAGGCAGGCTGAGTCAGCTTGTGTTGAGATACACATGTTGAGGTGCGAACTCAACGGAACTCTTGAGTTGGTTGAGAAATTAAAGACCCAGTTAAATAATACCCGAGAGTCTGAAGCTCATGCCGTTGAAGCTGTTTGTAGCGCTCAAACGCAATTGAAAGATGTGAAGATTACTGAAGAAACATTACACTCTAAAAATGCTGTTGCCAGGGAATGCTACAAAAAGTTGTTCTCGGAGTTGGAAGATTCGAAAAATAGAGTAGTTTCATTGGAGGATGTAGTCAGGAGTCTCGAGTCTGGCATAAGTAATCGCAACAAGATCTCAGCATATTCTTTTGATGATGTTGAAACAGAAGTCCGGAAAAACGAACTCATGGATTTGAAGCATGAAGTTGATCGTTTAAGATCAGCACTGGAGACTGCTGAAAGAAGACATCAAGATGAATACAATCGTAGCACCTATGAGGTAAATAAAGCCAATGAACTTCTTGAGAATGTGAAATCAGAATCGTACAAGAAACATCTTGAAATAGAGGCAAATATTAAAGATCACCGAGTCGAAGCTGACACATTGAGGGCAAAACTGACTGAGAAAGATAATGATTTGAAAAGCATTTCACAGGAGAACAAGGGGTTGATATTAAAGATCAAAGAAAATTCACCAGCTGAAAAAGAATCCGAATTTGAAGCAGAGCTAGAGAAGTCAGAATCACTCCTCAAAGATCTGCAGGCATGTTTACTCGAGAAAGAGACTCAGTTGCTAACCATGAGAGAAGAAAACAAGATTCTGAAATCTGAAATCTCGAAGAAGGAAACAGAGAGAAAGGAAGCAACTAACGAGGCCATTGCTTTAACCGAGGCATCAAGAGCAGCCCAACAAGAAGCCTTGATAAAAATTGGATATTTGACCGAGGAATCTGAAAAAAGTCGAAGAAAAACCATGCGTGCTACCGAGCAGCTTGATGCAACGCAAGCTGCTAACTTAGAGATTGAAACTGAACTAAGGAGATTGAAAGTTCAATCAGATCAATGGAGAAAAGCTGCTGAAGTAGCCGCTGCGATGCTCTCTACTGAAAATAATGGTAAATATGTGAAAAGAACAGGTTCTTTGGACTATCACTCAGTTTCCGGGAAGTTGGGTTCACCGTATTCTGAAGATATCGATGACGACTTCGGTAAAAAGAAGAATGGCAGTATGTTGAAGAAGATTGGTGGTGTGCTGTTGAAGAAAGGGCAGAAGTAG